The following are encoded together in the Phyllopteryx taeniolatus isolate TA_2022b chromosome 21, UOR_Ptae_1.2, whole genome shotgun sequence genome:
- the mtdha gene encoding metadherin a isoform X2 produces the protein MTRHVQMSSFPISKLSRIPHTLLLHQHTISRYYFDKNSTFNDKKRSAIKFQLKTQSNGQPAAAVIMQQEVKVPKLFAKLPLPIKTRNAPDVQPPAQVKKDKQKSKKSVKSAQFVVTHDGKEPDEGTWETKVSNREKKQQRQKEKCPETCGGPERTHAAKSHVESTSNVKKKNRVANESQHSRSAAKGPSCQGGDCVNSGGRNDFPAKISVTQMGSAETSKWGSHCRTRAEPRSCTQKSQGGAQTWVANMKSDVNPLSLSMQRLNAAAEPLSKSMELQWTSHADEQWGGTNGVEPGSDWNAPAEPWGNYEQPQEAMRQLKERPPANKVMEDEKDNEDPVGGAAKSKKKRKKKKKSEEDALCQAQAGNFVPKSEDLPAAASKKPSISSSRKQPEQNAAAAAAAAKKDKKKIRRET, from the exons ATGACGCGTCACGTTCAAATGAGTTCATTTCCAATATCGAAACTCTCAAGAATTCCTCATACACTGTTATTACATCAACATACAATATCGAGGTACTACTTCGACAAAAATTCGACTTTCAATGACAAGAAAAGGTCAGCAATTAAA tttCAACTGAAGACTCAGTCCAACGGACAGCCTGCTGCCGCTGTGATAATGCAACAGGAAGTCAAAGTCCCGAAGCTGTTTGCCAAGCTGCCGCTGCCCATCAAAACTCGGAAT GCGCCCGACGTGCAACCGCCGGCACAGGTGAAAAAAGACAAGCAGAAAAGCAAGAAGAGCGTAAAATCGGCACAGTTTGTGGTCACGCATGACGGGAAAGAACCTGACGAAG GCACGTGGGAGACCAAAGTCAGTAACCGTGAGAAGAAGCAGCAGCGCCAGAAGGAGAAGTGCCCCGAGACCTGCGGTGGCCCGGAAAGGACGCACGCCGCCAAGAGCCACGTGGAGTCCACCAGCAacgtgaagaagaaaaacagagtAGCTAACG AATCCCAGCACTCAAGATCAGCCGCGAAAGGGCCATCCTGCCAGGGAGGAGACTGCGTCAACAGCGGAGGGCGGAACGACTTTCCCGCCAAGATCTCGGTAACCCAGATGGGTTCTGCGGAGACGAGCAAGTGGGGTTCCCACTGCCGCACCCGAGCCGAACCCCGGTCCTGCACCCAGAAGTCACAAGGTGGCGCTCAGACATGGGTGGCTAACATGAAATCGGACGTCAACCCGCTCTCTTTGTCCATGCAGCGACTGAACGCGGCGGCGG AGCCGCTGTCCAAGTCCATGGAGCTGCAGTGGACGAGCCACGCTGACGAACAATGGGGCGGTACAA ACGGCGTGGAGCCCGGCTCCGACTGGAATGCCCCCGCGGAGCCCTGGGGCAACTACGAGCAGCCCCAGGAGGCGATGAGGCAACTGAAGGAGCGGCCCCCCGCCAACAAG GTGATGGAGGATGAGAAGGACAACGAGGATCCAGTAGGGGGTGCCGCAAAGTccaagaagaagaggaaaaagaaaaagaaaagcgaAGAGGATGCCCTGTGCCAGGCTCAG GCGGGAAACTTTGTACCCAAATCTGAAGATCTTCCCGCTGCTGCCTCCAAAAAGCCGAGCATATCATCATCCCGGA AGCAACCCGAGCAGAacgcagcggcggcggcggcggcggcaaaaaaagacaagaaaaagatCAGAAGGGAAACCTAG
- the mtdha gene encoding metadherin a isoform X1, with protein MARGDWRGFALEEAELFSGRLKDLLSSGQAYVRSHLGLDLGLEPELYPTWLTLTTAAVCALFLLAAFWAAVCGGRKRSIPAVTPSGGVPVTKGLVTKTVKPEVMKKRNVKKAADKFQLKTQSNGQPAAAVIMQQEVKVPKLFAKLPLPIKTRNAPDVQPPAQVKKDKQKSKKSVKSAQFVVTHDGKEPDEGTWETKVSNREKKQQRQKEKCPETCGGPERTHAAKSHVESTSNVKKKNRVANESQHSRSAAKGPSCQGGDCVNSGGRNDFPAKISVTQMGSAETSKWGSHCRTRAEPRSCTQKSQGGAQTWVANMKSDVNPLSLSMQRLNAAAEPLSKSMELQWTSHADEQWGGTNGVEPGSDWNAPAEPWGNYEQPQEAMRQLKERPPANKVMEDEKDNEDPVGGAAKSKKKRKKKKKSEEDALCQAQAGNFVPKSEDLPAAASKKPSISSSRKQPEQNAAAAAAAAKKDKKKIRRET; from the exons ATGGCTCGAGGAGACTGGCGAGGCTTTGCGCTGGAAGAAGCCGAGCTCTTTTCCGGGCGCCTGAAGGATCTGCTGTCCTCCGGCCAAGCGTATGTCCGCAGCCATCTGGGCTTAGACCTGGGTCTGGAGCCCGAGCTGTACCCGACCTGGCTCACGCTGACGACGGCCGCCGTCTGCGCTCTGTTCTTGCTGGCAGCCTTCTGGGCCGCCGTCTGCGGCGGGAGGAAGCGGAGCATCCCGGCGGTCACCCCAAGCGGCGGTGTGCCCGTCACCAAGGGCCTTGTGACCAAAACGGTTAAGCCGGAGGTGATGAAGAAAAGAAACGTGAAGAAAGCGGCGGATAAG tttCAACTGAAGACTCAGTCCAACGGACAGCCTGCTGCCGCTGTGATAATGCAACAGGAAGTCAAAGTCCCGAAGCTGTTTGCCAAGCTGCCGCTGCCCATCAAAACTCGGAAT GCGCCCGACGTGCAACCGCCGGCACAGGTGAAAAAAGACAAGCAGAAAAGCAAGAAGAGCGTAAAATCGGCACAGTTTGTGGTCACGCATGACGGGAAAGAACCTGACGAAG GCACGTGGGAGACCAAAGTCAGTAACCGTGAGAAGAAGCAGCAGCGCCAGAAGGAGAAGTGCCCCGAGACCTGCGGTGGCCCGGAAAGGACGCACGCCGCCAAGAGCCACGTGGAGTCCACCAGCAacgtgaagaagaaaaacagagtAGCTAACG AATCCCAGCACTCAAGATCAGCCGCGAAAGGGCCATCCTGCCAGGGAGGAGACTGCGTCAACAGCGGAGGGCGGAACGACTTTCCCGCCAAGATCTCGGTAACCCAGATGGGTTCTGCGGAGACGAGCAAGTGGGGTTCCCACTGCCGCACCCGAGCCGAACCCCGGTCCTGCACCCAGAAGTCACAAGGTGGCGCTCAGACATGGGTGGCTAACATGAAATCGGACGTCAACCCGCTCTCTTTGTCCATGCAGCGACTGAACGCGGCGGCGG AGCCGCTGTCCAAGTCCATGGAGCTGCAGTGGACGAGCCACGCTGACGAACAATGGGGCGGTACAA ACGGCGTGGAGCCCGGCTCCGACTGGAATGCCCCCGCGGAGCCCTGGGGCAACTACGAGCAGCCCCAGGAGGCGATGAGGCAACTGAAGGAGCGGCCCCCCGCCAACAAG GTGATGGAGGATGAGAAGGACAACGAGGATCCAGTAGGGGGTGCCGCAAAGTccaagaagaagaggaaaaagaaaaagaaaagcgaAGAGGATGCCCTGTGCCAGGCTCAG GCGGGAAACTTTGTACCCAAATCTGAAGATCTTCCCGCTGCTGCCTCCAAAAAGCCGAGCATATCATCATCCCGGA AGCAACCCGAGCAGAacgcagcggcggcggcggcggcggcaaaaaaagacaagaaaaagatCAGAAGGGAAACCTAG
- the rrm2b gene encoding ribonucleoside-diphosphate reductase subunit M2 B, whose translation MTPTPGRRCENMDRLSDNLREETNGIKDNDADCQEDEPLLRENPRRFVIFPIQYPEVWKMYKQAQASFWTVEEVDLTKDLPHWDRLKPDEKHFISHVLAFFAASDGIVNENLVQRFCQEVQVPEVRSFYSFQILMETVHSEMYSMLINTYIRDLKERDYLFNAIQTLPCVRRKADWALQWINDSQSTFAERLVAFVAVEGIFFSGSFAAIYWLKKRGLMPGLTYSNELISRDEGLHCNFACLLYSYLLKKPSEDRVKDIITKAVSIEQEFLTEALPVDLIGINSSLMKQYIEFVADRLLTDLGLAKVYMSENPFDFMESISLEGKTNFFEKRVGEYQRFGVMASMTDCKFTLDADF comes from the exons AATGGCATAAAAGACAACGATGCAGACTGCCAGGAGGATGAGCCTCTGCTCCGAGAGAACCCCCGACGCTTCGTCATCTTCCCCATCCAGTACCCCGAAGTTTGGAAGATGTACAAGCAGGCCCAGGCGTCCTTCTGGACGGTGGAAGAG GTGGATCTCACAAAAGACCTGCCGCACTGGGACCGACTCAAACCCGACGAGAAGCATTTCATCTCGCACGTCCTGGCCTTCTTTGCTGCCAGCGACGGCATCGTGAACGAGAACCTG GTACAGAGGTTCTGTCAGGAGGTTCAGGTCCCCGAGGTGCGATCCTTCTACAGCTTCCAGATCCTGATGGAGACGGTGCACTCGGAGATGTACAGCATGCTCATCAACACCTACATACGGGACCTGAAGGAAAG GGACTATCTCTTTAACGCCATCCAAACGCTACCGTGCGTGAGGCGCAAGGCCGACTGGGCGCTCCAGTGGATCAACGACAGCCAGTCCACATTTG CCGAGCGACTGGTGGCCTTCGTGGCGGTGGAGGGCATCTTTTTCTCCGGCTCCTTCGCCGCCATCTACTGGTTGAAAAAAAGAGGCCTCATGCCCGGCCTCACCTACTCCAACGAGCTCATCAGCCGCGACGAG ggATTGCACTGCAACTTTGCCTGTCTGCTGTACAGTTACCTGTTGAAGAAGCCCTCAGAGGACCGGGTGAAGGACATCATTACCAAGGCCGTTAGCATCGAGCAG GAGTTTTTGACCGAGGCCTTACCGGTGGATCTGATCGGAATTAACTCTTCCCTGATGAAGCAATACATCGAGTTTGTGGCTGACCGCCTCCTCACTGACTTGGGACTAGCCAAG GTTTACATGTCTGAGAATCCGTTCGACTTCATGGAGTCCATTTCGCTGGAGGGGAAGACCAATTTCTTCGAGAAGCGAGTGGGAGAGTACCAGAGATTCGGAGTCATGGCCAGCATGACTGACTGCAAGTTCACTCTGGATGCTGATTTCTGA